ATTATGCTTGGCATGTTTCCTTTGTCTGCATCTGTCTGGGCAGGGCAGACTATTAgagtttctctttttcttgttaAAGATCACTGATCCTTCCTTGTCTCTTTCTCAGTGTGGAGCAGCtaaaaaatatttctcttcTACTGCTTTAATGTGGATTGCTGTGACTGAAACTACCGtaatactgtatttaaattCTACACCAAATGCTTGTTTGATAGTATGCTGGAGTTCTCTTTCTATGTGTTTATTGATAGTATGCTGGAGTATCTGTTCATACCATTGCCTCTTAAACCACAAACATCTTAAAGACATGGCCccagatttttatttacagaatacaATCATAAATACAAGCACCTTTAtcacatacacagacatacatgTACATGGTGGTTTTAAGCTCAGATTCACATTAATCTGAGGCAGGTAGCTTGAGCTCAGACCTCTCTACTCTGTCTCAGGATATCCCAAAACATTGAAGAGAAAAGACCTCCACAGATACTTAACCCAGTAGCTCAAACGGTGGTCATGACTTTGAGGGAACCAGTTCTAAAGCGAAGGATCTTCTTCTTGAGAGCATGTGAGGCTTTGATCTTTACCAAGGCTTTGGACTGCAGTGGCGCCCCAGAAGGAGTGGGGGGTGAAGGAGGAGCCAATGGTGGGGCAAGTTGCTGAGGCCACACAAGTCCACCACTCTCGTCAGAGTCACTGGACATGGAACTGGAGCCAGGGGACTCCCCTTCACTCAGACTGGACTCCCACTCTCCAGGGCCTGAGTGCTTGTAGCCCCCCTCTGGACGGCACACTGAGGTGTGCAGTGGGTAGTCTGAGTGAAGGTGAGGATGAGGAAAGTGGTGTGGATGATGTGGATGAAGGTGCTGAGGAGTCTGGTTGTAGACATAGGTAGAGGCAGCAGGTCTAGACCTACGGGTGCGTCTGACCTCTCGCTCTGGTGTGGGCTCGGCTTCGTCCTGGCTGAGCTCTAGTGTAGAGCGCCAGCGGCGGTGCCCAAGACTGCCCTGCTGGCGTCGGGATTTGGACTGGTTAGCGCGGCCTGTGTCCCGCTCCACTGTGCTATACTTTCGCTCAGGGACACCTTTCTGGCCCAGCAGGCTGTTCTCTGACTGCGAGCGACAGGCTTTTCGTCCAGGTTTCTTGGCAGCTGTCCTTTCTTCACTAAAGCGGCACTTCTTGGGTATGGCCCGTGGCTTGGGCTGTGGTCTTTCAGGGGAGTATGTGCCACCCCCACGGCCGGCTTTGGGGGCTGCGTGGGCACGAGATGTTTTGGCTCTCATTGGTGCCTGGCATGGCTGTGCTGGGATGTACTGTGCATTGACTAACTGCTCTTCTGAAGAGGGCGAGTGTGGGAGCTGGTAGTGCTGGGGCGAGTCTGCTTCACTACTGCTGGGGTCCAAATCTCCAGTGGGGAAATCCAGAGATGTGGAGTGAATTCCTGACAGTGCAGGCCTGGGGTATTGTGTAGACAGCTTCTCCTCAGGCCTGGGATAATGTGTAGGGTGCTGCTCCTCAGGTCTTGAACAATGAGCAGGGATCTGCTCCTCAAGCCTTGGATAGTGAGCAGGGAGCTGCTCTACAGGGGAAAAGCCCCCAAGCTGCTCCTCATCAAGGCTGTATGAGGCCCATGTTGGTCTCTCAGGGCTTGAAGAGACCTTGCAGTGGTCAGAAATGAAGACAGGTTCCTTTCGGCAAAGACTACTTTGCCTCATCACTCCTCTGGCCTCAGGGCTCATGTTGGTGCGGGGTTTGCACTGCCTTGTGGCCAGAAGACGGCGCTGGATCAGACCCAGGATGTACGTCTCCACATGCTGAGCCTGATGGTAGTCCTCAGCAGTGGGTTCATCTTCGTCTCCTGCTCCATTACTTTCTGGCCAGAGCCAGCGCTCCCCCTCTCCACCTCTCTTTAATAGACCCATCAGAGGCGGCTGGAGGACTGAGAGTGTGCGTGGAACCGGAGATCGTCCTGCAGAGCCCCCACAGTCCTGTGGTCCATCACGACTGGTCACAAACGTATCTCCTATAAAGACAGCCAAAGTTAGAGGAAAACCAGAATGCAAGATGTCAACCGTTTTAAATTAACAGAAAGACATGAAAACAGTTTAAGCAAGCTGGGTGTGAATTTGAGGACATTTGGGGGTTTAGTCCAGAGAAAGTCTAGTCCAGGGACATCCAAAGTCTAGTTCGCACAGCAAGTGTTAGCTTTTCTATCTATCAACCTACATTTAAATCTAGCCAAAGAAAGTCAGCATAAAGTATGTATTATTCTGATTAGTTGACAGCGCCTGTGCACATTATAGCCTATTTGCAGAAAAGCACTCAGTTCCGTGTCTTTTGACTGAGATGTTTGTGGTTCAGGTATTAATCCAACAACTGTCTTGAACACTGGATTTAGGATGAAAAAATATCTGGGCCAAGAATGAACCCCAGTGTTTTTTGTAGAGGCAGAGGGTGTCCGTGTGGTTTTGGTGTGGGTGaaagattattattttgctGCTAAGATTGAGTGCTGGCCTGTTTTAGACATAAACATCACATGGGTTATTGCAAATGTTTGGATGTATAGCACTGTTTATGTGACTGTGTTTATGTGGttcatctaatatataacaaTTTCTGACTAGGCTAGAAAATAAAAGCCCTATTAAACTCCCTAAAATATATTCtctcttaaaaatatatacaagctTATACTACATGTTCGTAAAgttagtaaatatataaattttcataaaatattttttttgcaacagaCACATTATGCAAActattttcatgtgtttcagagCACATAAGTATttgttggtgtgtttgttggtgtgtgtgcatttgtgtgtgggggtgtgtgtgtgtgcgtgtttgttaATAACTATGTTCTATGTACTAATCAGTACAACTATTACTACAGTTTAATTCATCACCACACCATACCACACAGCACATAATTTGGGAAAATTATGATAGTTCATGTTTCTAAGTCATActagaatataaaatatactgtaccAATGTACTATAGATAAGCAAAGCAAAGTACTTTTTAGGATTTAGGTAGTACATTCTACATGTCACATTCAGGTTTAACTGTGTGTGCTGGTTGTATTCTCATTGTGAGGAAACAATTGGGGCCAGCAGTTAAGTCACAGATATATGGGATATAAAACTGAGGACAGACCTACTACTACAGTTGAGTGTGACTAATTTGGGAGATAATGGCAAAAATGCAACGTTTGACAAAGCAAACCCAtaaactatgtgtgtgtgtgtatgcgcgctTTGCGCTCACATAGActgcctttctctctgtgtcctgggTCTGCATGCACACAGTGAGGTCTCAGTGCACAGCAAATCTCATGACTGAACGGGAGGTCTGTTCCTGCTTACAGGACTTTATGACTGATGTAATTATAGGATGTTACCAGGTTAACCCTTAACTGAAGTGAGgttaaagtgaaattaaaaaagaaagaaaaaaagtcaattCTCCATCAAGCACAAACAGTTAAAGTTAAATCAGTTAAAGGGCTTACCATGATGGCATAGCATTTTAGGGATTTCTAATGAGACATAAATAAGaaagtgaaggaggaggagctttGGTGGGCTACTGACCAGCAGATTTAAGTCTCTCATTGGAACTAGGTGACTGGATTGGGAATGTGGCCCTGGAAGAGAGGTCACCTGAGTCCAGAAGagactgactctctctctgctcacagAAACCTGgccaaacacaaaaacagtctGACTAACGGATGTATAAATCTCTGAGAAGCCTGAGTTTCATACAAGCATGATATACTGTGTGCTAGAAGAATGTCCCTGCAGTGCGAACAGTATGAGTACAATCATTTTGTGAGAGAATGTGTTTTATATAGCAGAGCCACAGGCTAGCTTTAAACAGAACAATATGgttatataaaaaacaaaaagatttgtAGAAGAAgtcattcttttctcagtacaacTAAATGCTCACAGAGTATTTGGCAGCATACtgctttttttgttgatgaACTTCAGCTCGTCCCTTATGAGAATTAACCAAGTGTTTGCAAGCAATGGTTATTATGATTGTCTCTCACAGTTTTGATATTGCTAATACAACAGGAACC
This is a stretch of genomic DNA from Pangasianodon hypophthalmus isolate fPanHyp1 chromosome 17, fPanHyp1.pri, whole genome shotgun sequence. It encodes these proteins:
- the dact3a gene encoding dapper homolog 3 isoform X3, encoding MAVLQQQVGELRVDTETSSVEHLTDTGDTNSGFCEQRESQSLLDSGDLSSRATFPIQSPSSNERLKSAGDTFVTSRDGPQDCGGSAGRSPVPRTLSVLQPPLMGLLKRGGEGERWLWPESNGAGDEDEPTAEDYHQAQHVETYILGLIQRRLLATRQCKPRTNMSPEARGVMRQSSLCRKEPVFISDHCKVSSSPERPTWASYSLDEEQLGGFSPVEQLPAHYPRLEEQIPAHCSRPEEQHPTHYPRPEEKLSTQYPRPALSGIHSTSLDFPTGDLDPSSSEADSPQHYQLPHSPSSEEQLVNAQYIPAQPCQAPMRAKTSRAHAAPKAGRGGGTYSPERPQPKPRAIPKKCRFSEERTAAKKPGRKACRSQSENSLLGQKGVPERKYSTVERDTGRANQSKSRRQQGSLGHRRWRSTLELSQDEAEPTPEREVRRTRRSRPAASTYVYNQTPQHLHPHHPHHFPHPHLHSDYPLHTSVCRPEGGYKHSGPGEWESSLSEGESPGSSSMSSDSDESGGLVWPQQLAPPLAPPSPPTPSGAPLQSKALVKIKASHALKKKILRFRTGSLKVMTTV
- the dact3a gene encoding dapper homolog 1 isoform X2, translating into MHRAFSFAMAAERSRYKERLEATLAGLCELEMLKQRQESLVLSALSLGDSGPGCARAPWPLIRHCFPSSANLEHEQPGAAHQQGLMAVLQQQVGELRVDTETSSVEHLTDTGDTNSGDTFVTSRDGPQDCGGSAGRSPVPRTLSVLQPPLMGLLKRGGEGERWLWPESNGAGDEDEPTAEDYHQAQHVETYILGLIQRRLLATRQCKPRTNMSPEARGVMRQSSLCRKEPVFISDHCKVSSSPERPTWASYSLDEEQLGGFSPVEQLPAHYPRLEEQIPAHCSRPEEQHPTHYPRPEEKLSTQYPRPALSGIHSTSLDFPTGDLDPSSSEADSPQHYQLPHSPSSEEQLVNAQYIPAQPCQAPMRAKTSRAHAAPKAGRGGGTYSPERPQPKPRAIPKKCRFSEERTAAKKPGRKACRSQSENSLLGQKGVPERKYSTVERDTGRANQSKSRRQQGSLGHRRWRSTLELSQDEAEPTPEREVRRTRRSRPAASTYVYNQTPQHLHPHHPHHFPHPHLHSDYPLHTSVCRPEGGYKHSGPGEWESSLSEGESPGSSSMSSDSDESGGLVWPQQLAPPLAPPSPPTPSGAPLQSKALVKIKASHALKKKILRFRTGSLKVMTTV
- the dact3a gene encoding dapper homolog 3 isoform X1; protein product: MHRAFSFAMAAERSRYKERLEATLAGLCELEMLKQRQESLVLSALSLGDSGPGCARAPWPLIRHCFPSSANLEHEQPGAAHQQGLMAVLQQQVGELRVDTETSSVEHLTDTGDTNSGFCEQRESQSLLDSGDLSSRATFPIQSPSSNERLKSAGDTFVTSRDGPQDCGGSAGRSPVPRTLSVLQPPLMGLLKRGGEGERWLWPESNGAGDEDEPTAEDYHQAQHVETYILGLIQRRLLATRQCKPRTNMSPEARGVMRQSSLCRKEPVFISDHCKVSSSPERPTWASYSLDEEQLGGFSPVEQLPAHYPRLEEQIPAHCSRPEEQHPTHYPRPEEKLSTQYPRPALSGIHSTSLDFPTGDLDPSSSEADSPQHYQLPHSPSSEEQLVNAQYIPAQPCQAPMRAKTSRAHAAPKAGRGGGTYSPERPQPKPRAIPKKCRFSEERTAAKKPGRKACRSQSENSLLGQKGVPERKYSTVERDTGRANQSKSRRQQGSLGHRRWRSTLELSQDEAEPTPEREVRRTRRSRPAASTYVYNQTPQHLHPHHPHHFPHPHLHSDYPLHTSVCRPEGGYKHSGPGEWESSLSEGESPGSSSMSSDSDESGGLVWPQQLAPPLAPPSPPTPSGAPLQSKALVKIKASHALKKKILRFRTGSLKVMTTV
- the dact3a gene encoding dapper homolog 3 isoform X4, giving the protein MAVLQQQVGELRVDTETSSVEHLTDTGDTNSGDTFVTSRDGPQDCGGSAGRSPVPRTLSVLQPPLMGLLKRGGEGERWLWPESNGAGDEDEPTAEDYHQAQHVETYILGLIQRRLLATRQCKPRTNMSPEARGVMRQSSLCRKEPVFISDHCKVSSSPERPTWASYSLDEEQLGGFSPVEQLPAHYPRLEEQIPAHCSRPEEQHPTHYPRPEEKLSTQYPRPALSGIHSTSLDFPTGDLDPSSSEADSPQHYQLPHSPSSEEQLVNAQYIPAQPCQAPMRAKTSRAHAAPKAGRGGGTYSPERPQPKPRAIPKKCRFSEERTAAKKPGRKACRSQSENSLLGQKGVPERKYSTVERDTGRANQSKSRRQQGSLGHRRWRSTLELSQDEAEPTPEREVRRTRRSRPAASTYVYNQTPQHLHPHHPHHFPHPHLHSDYPLHTSVCRPEGGYKHSGPGEWESSLSEGESPGSSSMSSDSDESGGLVWPQQLAPPLAPPSPPTPSGAPLQSKALVKIKASHALKKKILRFRTGSLKVMTTV